The region ATGGAGAGGCCCTGGAATTTACTAGAATGCACTGTCTAGCAAGGGGCCAGTACTCCAGATCATGGGGAAAGGCGCCCTCAGCTGAACGCCAGAAGCTTCCTCATGTTCACAGGCCACCCATACCAGAGCCTCATCTAATGCTCAGGAGAGTTGGTGTCACTGCTGAGTCTACCAGAGCATAGTGTGGGGCAGGCAGCAGGTCTCGTAGATCCTGAGTCTGGCTCTTAGGTAAACAGCTAGACATCTCCGTGCTTTCGTTTTCTTCACCTGAGCAAGAAGAAACTAGACCAGATTAGCCCCAGGCCTCCACCATTTGGAGGATGGGAGAACTGTTTAAAACCCCAAAGCTGCCTTTTCCTTAGGACTAAGGaataagagaaggagaagggtTCATTTAACCAGCGACCTGCACTTTACAATTagtctctcttaaaaaaaaaaaaaagaagatagaaaagtaaaaaagaattatatactgtccctctcttcagacacacattaGAGGGCATTGGGTCCTGTTACGGAGCCACCgtgtgtggttgctaggaattgaactcaggatctggaGAAGAGCCGTGAGTGGTCTTGACTGCTAAGTCATCACTCTGGCCACACACTTAGTCTCTTAGTTACAGCCTGAACACTTCCTGGAAGAGAGGTGAGGGTAAGACTAGCAGTTCATGGACTAGGTGGGGGAAACAATTTGCAGATTCTTCCCATTGGATGGGTTGTTTCTCAGGTCTGTTAAAGATGTCCTGGGCAACTTGCTGACACTGCAGGCAGCCACAGAACTGAGCCCAGATTGGAGGTTACTAAAGCGCCTTCCCTTGTCACTCACTCTCTTACTGTGTGCCTGCAGGATCACCAGAGCTTGCCCCTGACATGTGTGCCACTCTGGTCAGGCAGCGGGACAGAGCTTGACCCGTGCAGGGTGTGGGCGGGCCGATGCCACAAGCAAAGAAGAACACAGAGACCCTGGCCCGAGCGCCCCCGGGCCGTTCCCGAAGCCTTCTGCGCAGCCTGCCGTCGCCCGCTCTATGCTGTGCCTGTGGCTTGTGCGTGCTGCTGGCAGGCCTGAACGTGACACTGGTGGGAGCTTTCGCCGCCTTCCTGCCCGGACACAACGTGCCGCTGGTGGTGGGGCCCGCTCTGCTCGTGCTGGCGCTCGGCTTCTTTGCTGCCTGCTGCGTGTGCAGCCGCCGGGGCCCCGTGCCCCGCGCGCGCTCCTCTGCCACCGCGGGTCAGGGTGGCGGGCGTCCAGGGACTGTGGCACTGGAGATGGAGAGCAGCGAGCGCACGGCGCAGGACACCACGGCGGTGCAGCTCAGTCCAGCAGCCTCCGCTGCATCCTCCGGCCGCTCCAGCCCCGGCCCGGGCCTCTTTGCCCTGGACCCTCCCGCACCAGCAACCGCGGCCCACTACTTGCCGCGCACCGAAGGGACGCAGCTTAACTTCCCTCGAGACCTGGCAGCCTCCTAGTGGGCCACGAGGAGCGGGGAGGGGAGGCTGCTGTAGGGGAGAGGGAAGGCCCGGGACTGAGCACATATGGCCTCTAAACTCTACTtcatcctctcctccttcccacgTTGATTAGACTGGACCCTGGATCTGGAAATCTGTTTCTCCCTGTGGCGTTTGAGCTTTATGGAGGGAACTTCATTCAATCTAGAGGATCTAGGCCGTCAGAGTGGAAAGAGGGATGAAGGTCGAGCTAGCTCTACCAGGCCCTGTGCACTGTGACGGGCATCTAGCCATCCTGCCTTTCTCCTCCTTGTCGCTAGTCTAACAAGCCCTTTAGGTTTAATTGGGGAACAAAGGTTCTGACTTCGGGATGGTCCCTGGGATAAGCCAGATAGAGCTCACCCATCCTTTCTGTCTGACAAAGGTCAGAGGAGCTGAGGCTGGGGTCCTCCCTGGTGAGGAGTCTTTTCAGTCCTGAAGGTCTGTGTGTGATTTTTCACTGCTAGCAACACCCACCTGGCTGCACCCACCGCCATGACTGTGCCACACCGTTCATTCCAGCTGTGCCTCGCTCAATAAAGCACCTTCTGCGTCAGTACTCTGTGATgtgcaggtgggggagggggcctcTGACGAACACCAGGATCCTGGAGTGGTGGCAGCCTATAGGTAAACACTTCAGCATCCTGGCCCCAGCCCTCCTTGGAGATCTAGAAGGGAATTCCAGGGGAGAGGAGTATGTGACTGGACAAGATGGTCTCTGAGATCCTGTATACCTGGGAATGTCCCTGGGAGAAGCTGTCAGATGTATGGCTGGGTGGGGTTAGGAGTGATTGCTTGGATCTCGTATGTCCCTGTTTAAGATAACTATTGGCACCACGCATGTGTAGGAGAGTATTACGGGTAGCAGTCGAGAGTGTAGCCACCCAGCAcagacagggaagggagaggagctCCAAGAGCCATGCAAAGCCCAGACCTTCTTCAGGCCTAGCTCTGCTTGATGTTTGGGCCCAGCCTGTGATCTGAGCAAGTGGATGAGGGCTCCTGATTATCGATATAAGGAGGGCCCTAACAAGAAGGCACAGGGAACAGAAGACTAAGGGAAAGTTCTGTGACTCTGAGCTAGCCCCCCTTCTCATTTCAGGTACCCAAGCAAGAACTGATGCTGGCCATGCTGACCCACCATCCCTTGACAGTGGTAACTCCTTGGCCAGCCACTCTGGGCTTTATCAGTCATCCTTTCTCTGTCCATGCTGGGCTTTACTGAGGACCAGGTACTTCCCAACAGCCCTAAGGccctttttttccttcatctgCTGCCTTGTCCTCCTTTCCTGCTGTCTCCCAGGGATCTAAATGAAAGCAAATTTACCAGCAAGTAAATTTGTTCATACAAGCCGGTGGTCTGACCTTTGAAGCACTCAGTACCTGGAACACGTGGCCCCTTCTTGGAACATGTTGTCACCTCTATTGAGTATGTGTtggcgtgcatgtgtgtatgcacatgtgtgtgtttgtggtcaTTCCCAGGCTCACACTCTTCTGAGTTAGTGCTCTGCCATCCCAAACACCAACTGCTTCCACTTCCTTGAAAGTAGCCAGAAAGAGAGGTTCCCATTGATGCAGTCTTAAGTGGGATCTGGACCTGCCTTCCCCTAACACCATATGAAGTGACACCCTTCTACACCCTGCAGTGTTAGGCCTAGCCCAAAATCCTCTCCCAGCTGACGGATGCCCTGAATTACACCCTCAGGGCTCTTTATCCCCCACGCAAGAAGATTCCCTGATCTTGTTCTGGAGTTAGCTActggagaggaggaagataaGGAGTCCAGTAAGTGGAACAATGGATCGAAAATCAGTGGTGTGAGCAGACTTGAGAGAGAAAACAGCATGGGGGCATTGACTCCCTAGAGCCCCTTCCTGCCACCCCAGCTGAAGATGATTATTTCTTTCATCTGAATACACTCCATCTTCTCAGACACGCAAGTGCCCTGAGGCTCACTTTCCAATCTATCCCAGCAAAGCACCTTCAGGTCTCCAGACCTGCCTCCCAGGGTTGCCTCCTTTTATACAATCTCCTCAGTGAGAGCTAAGGGACAGACCCTTTCAGTGTAGTATAACCAGTGAGACAGTGGAGCAGCCCCATTTTCTACATATATAGTGGTTCCAAAGAAGAGCTCTACACTCACACCTCTGCCAGGCAGGCCACTGGGCCGCTGTTTCTGTTAAGATGAGGATGGGATTCTGACAGCAAGCTCCCTGGCCTGGAGGAGTCCTTGAGGGCCTGGTAAGGCCTGCAAGGGGCACAGCAGAAGACTAAGCCCTTTAACCTGATCCCCTGATCCCCAGAGGTACAGAGCTACAGGAAGAACACGGAACTGATCCTCCTGAAAGGATAGTGCTCCCCAGGATTTGCCATGGGGAACTTAGAGTGCTCTAAGAAGTCCTGCATCTCAGAGGAAGTTGCTGCAGGTCTAAACTAGGGAACCCATAGGCGTCAGAAACTGGGATGTCTTCCTTCTAGTCCTACTAGAAGAAATGAGGGTAGCCACTGAGAGCCAGTTTTTATAAATGAATCCAACAGATCATTCCTGAATCTTACCATGtgcccagtactgggattatacaTTCTACCCGGGGAAGCAGACAGTAAACAGGACTAGAGAAATGAATGGTTCAATAGATAGTAGTGCTTGCTGCAGAAGCAGAGGGACTGAGACCAGATTCCAGAACCAATGGAAAAGGCTGAGCCCAGCCATGCATGCCCTTGAGTCTATAACCCAGTACACTGCTACTGGGTGTGGAGTATCAGTGGGGCTTGCAGGCCATCAACTGAGCTTAAGATTCAGCTTAAGGTGTCCTATTTCAAGAGCATgggcagagagtgacagagcaggacatctgatgttctcttctggccactgcatctgtgcacacatgcatgggcaCCCATgtccacatatgcacatatgccaAGTTCACaaactcacattcacacacactcacattcacacacacacacacacacacacacacacacacacacacgactagGAGACAACCAGTAAACAGTCCTATACTGGAAATCACAGTAGGAAGGTGTGTCTCAGGAACATGGGCAGTTAGGAAGGTCTCtgagacaaattaaaaaaaaaaaaaaggaaggtctCTGAGAGAAGCTAAACTCTGAATGGAGTGACAGGAGTCAGCCATGCTAAGGTAGAGCAGGAACGCTCTAAGTTCAGAAAATGGTCATTGAAAAAGCCCAGAGGTAAGTATGAACTTGGCCTCTTTGTGTCAAAATGAGAGAGAAGGGCGATAGAGCTTGGAGAACGTGATATTAGTGTTGTGTGAAAGGGGTTGTTGCCCAGCCCACGGCAAGCTTGGTGAGGACAGGGTGAGACATTGGGATTTTATTCTTTGTGAGATAGGAGCCACTGGAGGGTTTTAAGCAGAGACCTGGCATGATCTGGTTTATGATTGTAAAGATTTCCCTGCCTGCTGCGCAGAAGACAGCATCGAAGGAAGAGCCAGAAAACAAGGGGCAGGCCTGGGGGTTACTGTAAACCTGAgtaggggctggggctggggctggggctggggctggggctggggctggggctggggctggggctggggctggggctggagtaGCCACTGCAAGCAGCTACACTGTTCTCTGAAGGAAATGGGACAAGTCGTCTGCTGATTTcctagggaaggaaagaaaagactctAAAAGGAAGTGCTAAAATTTTGCCTAGAGCATCTGGGTATAGACTGTCAGGCCATATTCTGGGAGAAACTTAGCTCAGCCctgaaggacctgggttcacaGGCTCTGAAGAAGAGGCCCCTGGTATGTAAGCCTGTAAACCTATGGGTAGTGACATATGAGGACAGGTAGAGGCAGAGACCTCAAACCTAGTTTAGTCTAACCTGTTAATCTGGTGGAGAAGAGATCCTAGGATGTTCTGAATTTCTGCGAACCTTCAGCTGGTGCCAGTGAGCTTCTATGGGCGCTGTGGCCAGGAATTCGTGACTAAGAAGAGGAGTGAGAACCAGGAAGTGGAGATCTTTATTATGTTCTCTCCTATACCTGTCAAAGGTAGGTGAACGATGATACCTGTCAAACTGATGGATAAAAGAAGTGACTCCCATCGTACAGTTGAGATGTAGCTCTCTAGTCTGGTATCAGGGTTTATAGATGCCAACTGGACAGGAGACGAGAAAAGCTTGGGGGGCGTCCACTGTCTACTTGAAGATCACCCTGTGTCTATTCCTGTTTGGGTGGTGTGCAGT is a window of Mus caroli chromosome 4, CAROLI_EIJ_v1.1, whole genome shotgun sequence DNA encoding:
- the Tmem275 gene encoding transmembrane protein 275: MPQAKKNTETLARAPPGRSRSLLRSLPSPALCCACGLCVLLAGLNVTLVGAFAAFLPGHNVPLVVGPALLVLALGFFAACCVCSRRGPVPRARSSATAGQGGGRPGTVALEMESSERTAQDTTAVQLSPAASAASSGRSSPGPGLFALDPPAPATAAHYLPRTEGTQLNFPRDLAAS